Sequence from the Streptomyces sp. R33 genome:
CGGGTCGTGGTGCAGCAGGTCGGCCGGATCGGTGGTGACCGCGGTCGCGGACAGGCCGTGGCTGCGCAATTGGGCCAGGGCCTCGACGGTGGGCAGCTCGCGCAGGTCGTACGCGGCGGCCGCGGGCGCGCAGGTGTCGGTGGGGGCGATCCAGCCGTCGGCGGTGCGCAGCGGTCGGCGGAATCCGGCGGGCCGGCGCGGATCCGCCCCGCGGCGCGCCCGGCGCAGGGCGGGGGCGGTGAGCGTGTCGGCGGCCCCGAGCAGCGAGGAGTCGACGCGGACACCCGCTCCGGTGCGCTCGCGCAGGAGCAGTCCGGCCAGTACGGCCTCGGTTCCCATGAGCCCGCCCAGTACGTCGACGAGGGTCATGAGGGACGGTGCAGGGGGCTCGTCCCGCGGACGTGCGGCTTCGCCGACGCCGGTGCGGGCCTGGACCATGAAGTCCGTACCCATCGGGGCGCCGGGGATCCGGCCCGCCCAGCCGCCCGTGTACGCGTAGACGAGGGCGGGGTTCACGGCGGCCAGGTCGGCCGAGTCGAGTCCCAGTGCGGCCGCCTTGCCGGGGGCCCAGTTGTGCAGGAACACGTCGGCCCCGGCGGCCATCTCGCGCAGCCGGCGCCGGTCTGCGGGGGACTTGATGTCCACCTCCACGGCCTGCTTGCCCCGGTTCAGGGCGAGCCAGCGGGCGGAGATCCCGCAGCAGGCCGGGGGCATTCCGCGCAGCGGGTCGCCGCCCGGCGGTTCGATCCGGACGACATCGGCGCCGAGCAGGCGCAGCAGGTGGGCGGCGAGGGGCGCCTGGATCCGGCGGCCCGCCTCGAGCACGGTCAGCCCGGCCAGCGGCCGGGCGGCGGCGGGGGGTGCGGCGAGGGGGCGGTGGCCGGATCCGTACGGTGCCAGGGACCAGGGCGCGGCGCCGTCGTGTTCGGCGGCGCGCT
This genomic interval carries:
- a CDS encoding CoA transferase; protein product: MASPAVTRTARPLEGLHLAASGPPGLTGLVVEHLTLLGAGAGARTGGPEPGDGRAALIAVSGRGFDRQDASLSWAAHPAGGMTDEATVQAATGIMSVHGRRDGAPRGLAVDYAATATGVLAVQGLLAGLLAQARGGVAGRVDTSADRAGLLAVSQYLAAAGADEGEAAETAPGGPPFTSADGVLFELETLDPGAWAAFWRVLEAPFEAIRAGWRPFQFRYATACAPFPRALHTTARRHTWQRIGAAAATAGAEVCRLRTLAERAAEHDGAAPWSLAPYGSGHRPLAAPPAAARPLAGLTVLEAGRRIQAPLAAHLLRLLGADVVRIEPPGGDPLRGMPPACCGISARWLALNRGKQAVEVDIKSPADRRRLREMAAGADVFLHNWAPGKAAALGLDSADLAAVNPALVYAYTGGWAGRIPGAPMGTDFMVQARTGVGEAARPRDEPPAPSLMTLVDVLGGLMGTEAVLAGLLLRERTGAGVRVDSSLLGAADTLTAPALRRARRGADPRRPAGFRRPLRTADGWIAPTDTCAPAAAAYDLRELPTVEALAQLRSHGLSATAVTTDPADLLHHDPRFTGSISRDAHGAPAVPDPWSFV